In Oryza glaberrima chromosome 8, OglaRS2, whole genome shotgun sequence, the following are encoded in one genomic region:
- the LOC127782580 gene encoding early nodulin-like protein 3, translated as MAKVLATVLCAALAFAAAVAVADARDLVVGGNNGGGWKVPAQPDALNRWAEATRFHIGDNLVFKFDGAADAVLEVTRDDYNHCGTGSPVATHKPTGGAATVPLTSSGYHFFVGAAPGSCDKGERVIVLVMSEKHSRRGQGFFAPVPAPAQSPLAAGLFQAPAPAPATGNAGRTAASGAVLVAAALLGAAVAGF; from the exons ATGGCGAAGGTGTTGGCTACCGTGCTCTGCGCCGCGCTGGCCTTCGCcgcggccgtggccgtggcggaCGCCAGGGACCTCGTGGTCGGCGGCAACAACGGCGGCGGGTGGAAGGTGCCGGCGCAGCCCGACGCGCTCAACAGGTGGGCCGAGGCCACCCGCTTCCACATCGGCGACAACCTCG TGTTCAAGTtcgacggcgcggcggacgcGGTGCTGGAGGTGACGCGGGACGACTACAACCACTGCGGCACGGGGAGCCCGGTCGCCACCCACAagcccaccggcggcgccgccacggtgCCGCTGACGAGCTCCGGGTACCACTTCTtcgtcggcgccgcgccggGGAGCTGCGACAAGGGCGAGCGCGTCATCGTCCTCGTCATGTCGGAGAAGCACAGCCGCCGCGGCCAGGGGTTCTTCGCGCCCGTGCCGGCCCCCGCGCAGTCCCCGCTGGCCGCCGGCCTCTTCCAGGCCCCCGCCCCAGCGCCGGCGACTGGGAACGCCGGGAGgaccgcggcgagcggcgccgtgctcgttgccgccgccctcctcggcgcggcggtggccgggttCTGA